A region of Ochotona princeps isolate mOchPri1 chromosome 2, mOchPri1.hap1, whole genome shotgun sequence DNA encodes the following proteins:
- the ACTL8 gene encoding actin-like protein 8 encodes MAEQAIIIDHGSGFLKSGLSGWNEPQMVFPSVVNYIPCQENPGPSSARRKVSLGFDFNHPRSFSYPIERGRIVNWEGVEQLWSFVLEKYREKREDAPVIVTQSPLWEPADRHHTLEVMFELLDVPSLLLANQMEMSLYSSGLMTGVVLDSGYGLTRVQSFHQGRPFAASGKTLKLAGQDLIAYLFNGLFTEDYSSCNMFQLETVTNTQMSKCYVPQNLAEELNLSQSMPSGIRESNVCLMPNGRPVELTPMQLMAPEMFFSPQLFDQPGPSFSKAVIESVKTCEDPLQQPVLSHVVTCGGNTLYPGFIQRLYQELLEHFLFPKTTMWENVNRNFSVWLGASVVAHLSSYKSEWITREEYNEMIRS; translated from the exons ATGGCCGAGCAAGCCATTATCATTGACCATGGCTCCGGCTTCCTGAAGAGCGGCCTGTCTGGCTGGAATGAGCCCCAGATGGTCTTTCCAAGCGTGGTCAACTACATTCCATGCCAGGAGAACCCTGGTCCTAGCTCCGCCCGCCGGAAGGTGAGCTTGGGCTTCGACTTTAACCATCCCAGATCTTTCAGCTATCCCATCGAGCGTGGCCGCATTGTCAACTGGGAGGGCGTGGAGCAGTTGTGGTCGTTCGTCCTGGAGAAGTACCGGGAAAAGCGCGAGGATGCCCCCGTGATTGTCACACAGAGCCCCTTGTGGGAGCCAGCAGACCGACACCACACCCTGGAG GTGATGTTTGAGCTACTGGATGTCCCGTCGCTGCTCTTGGCCAACCAGATGGAGATGTCCCTGTACTCTTCGGGCCTCATGACGGGTGTGGTGCTGGATTCGGGCTATGGCCTGACCCGTGTGCAGTCCTTCCATCAGGGCCGCCCCTTTGCTGCCAGCGGGAAGACGCTGAAGCTCGCTGGCCAAGACCTCATTGCCTATCTCTTTAACGGCCTCTTCACAGAGGACTACAGCAGCTGCAACATGTTCCAGCTGGAGACGGTGACCAACACACAGATGAGCAAATGCTATGTGCCGCAGAACCTGGCCGAGGAGCTGAACTTAAGCCAGAGCATGCCCAGTGGCATCCGTGAGAGCAACGTGTGTCTCATGCCCAATGGCCGCCCTGTGGAGCTGACCCCCATGCAGCTCATGGCACCTGAGATGTTCTTCAGTCCGCAGCTGTTCGACCAACcaggtcccagcttctccaaGGCTGTGATAGAGTCAGTCAAGACGTGCGAGGACCCACTGCAGCAGCCGGTCCTCTCCCATGTGGTGACCTGTGGTGGCAACACGCTGTACCCTGGCTTTATCCAGCGCCTCTACCAGGAACTGCTCGAGCACTTCTTATTTCCTAAgaccaccatgtgggagaacgTCAATCGCAACTTCAGTGTCTGGCTTGGGGCCTCCGTCGTGGCTCATCTGTCCTCCTATAAATCCGAGTGGATAACCAGGGAGGAGTACAATGAGATGATTCGTTCTTAG